CGCTCGAGATACATCATCACGAACCCGCCGAGCGTCTGGTAATACCCGCGACCCTCCCCGGGCAGGGTGCCCACGTCGAGGAGATCATGGAACTCGTCGACCGGGAGCATCCCGTCGAGGAGCCACGACCCGTCCGGACGACGGACCGCCGGACCCTCGGGCGGGTGCTCGGCCGACGGGATGCCGCCGACGATCGACTCCATGATGTCGTGGATGGTAACCAGACCCTGGATACTCCCGTACTCGTCGGTGACGAGGGCGATCCGCGCCCCGGAGGTTTTGAACTCGTCGAGAACCGAGAGTGCCGGGACGCTCTCGGGCACGAAGAAGGCGGGTTCGATTGCTTTCGACAGGTCGGGAGACTCGCCCGCGATCATCCGCGCCCAGAGGCTGCGGACCGAGACGACGCCGAGCAGGTTGTCCAGGCGGTCGCGGTAGACCGGAAAATAAACATGCCCGGAATCCACCATCTTTTGCCAGTTCTCTTCGGCGGGGTCCTCGACGTCCACGGCCACGATGTCGGGCCGCGGGGTCATCAGCACGCTGACCCGCCGGTCGGCGAGGCGGAAGACGCTCTCCACCATATCCTGTTCCGCCTCCTCAAAGACACCCGCCCGGGTGGCCTGCCCGATCAGGACCCTGACGTCCTCCTCCGTAACCTCGGGTTCTGACGGCTGCCGCACCCGAAGTACCGCGAGGACCCCCTCGGTCGAGGCACTCAGCAGCCGGACGAGCGGTGCGGCGACCAGCGAGAGGAGCCGTATCGGGCGCGAGACCAACGATGCAATCCGGTCGGCGTGAGTCATAGCCACCCGCTTCGGCACCAGCTCCCCGACGACGAGCGTTAAGTAGGTGATGGCGGCGACGACGGTTACGACCGCGAGCGGGCCGCTGTAAGGCGCGATCAAGGGAAATCCGGCGAATCCTTCTGCAAGAGGCCCCGCGAGCGTCGCCCCACCGAAAGCTCCTGCCAGGATCCCGACGAGGGTTATACCAATCTGGATGGTGGAGAGGAACTGCGTCGGGTCCGCGGCAAGTTCGAGGGCGGTCGCCGCCCCGGCGTCGCCTTCCGCTGCTCTCTTCTGCAGGCGTGTCATCCTTGCAGAGACGAGCGCGAACTCCGCCATCGAAAAGAAGCCGTTTACGAGTATCAGGAGGACGATGATCGCAATATCGGTGGCAGGCGGCATTGTAATGTTCTTGCCAGCAGGAGCCTTAAACCTGCGGGACACACCCGGCAGCCCTTCGGGCAACGGGCGAGCAGCGGCCGGGTGCAGGAGTCGCCGTCGGTCCGGTACACGGCGAATAGCCGGGAGGGGGCGGGCAGGATTGGTCGTGAGAAAATTTTATCAGTGTCGGGACCGGAGTCTCACCCGGTGACGTACGATGGTCGAGGTCGGCGAACAGGCTCAGGATTTCTTGATACCGGACCAGAACGGGAATGAAATCCGGTTATCGGACTTCCCGGGGAAGCGGGTAATCCTCTCGTTTCACCCGCTGGCCTGGACCAGCATCTGTGCCAGGCAGATGGAGGCGCTCGAGGCGAACCGGGAGGCATTCGACGCCCTTGGTGCCGTCGCCCTCGGGATCAGCGTGGACTCCGTCCCCTGCAAGCGGGCGTGGGCGGTGAGACTCGGTATTAACAGGACCCGGCTTCTTGCGGACTTCTGGCCGCACGGCGAAGTAGCGCAGATGTACGATGTCTTCGATAGCCAAAAGGGCTACTCCCGGCGGGCAAACATCGTCGTAGACGAGTTCCGGCACATCATATTCGTCGGTGAATACCCGGCGACCACGGTTCCCGATATGCAGGATGTTCTTGACGTCCTCCAGGCACAGGAGAAGAGCAGGCGGGCAGAGGAGCAGGTGCCGGAGATCTGAATCAGGTCGGGCCTTACCTCATCCCGTGACCCGGAGGAAACTGCCGATGAGCGTGATCAGCAGGATTGCCGGAACGCAGTAGCGGATGAGCGCCATATAGACCCTCTGCTGCCACCTGCACCCGCCGATCTCCGCGCAGATCCGGGTGCGGCCCATAAACCATCCGCCGACGAGGCTCACGATCAGCGCTGCGACGATGAGGCCGATCGTCCCGAACACGTAATCGGCGAGGTCGAGGAACGGAGTCCCGAAGACCGCGAGTTTCAGGGAGGTGTAACTCAGGGCGGACGGGAGCCCGAGGAGTATGACTGCGGCGAAGACGAGGAGCGTGGCACGCTTCCGGGGATAGCCGTACGAGTCCATCAGCGCCGCCACCGGGACCTCGAGCATGGAGACCGCCGAGGTGAGCGCTGCGGTAAAGAGCATCAGGAAGAAGAGCGCTCCGAGCAGCATGCCGTACCGGATCTCCATAAAGGCGGAGGGCAGGGTGATGAATGCAAGGTTCACCCCGGCTGCGGGGTCGAGACCCGCGGTGAAGACCAGCGGGAAGATTACGAGCCCTGCAAGGATTGCAATCACCATATCGGCGACGGCGATGATCGATGCATCCCGGAAGAGGTTTCCACTCTTGAGGTAACTCCCGAAGGTGAGCAGAATTCCCATGCCCACGGAGAGCGAGAAGAAAGCCTGCCCGAACGCCGCGATCCAGACGGCCGGGTCGGTCAGCCTCGAGTAATCCGGGGAGAGGTAGAACCCGACTCCCTCGAGCGCCCCGGGCTCTGTGAGCGAGAAGATTACGAGGAAGAGGAGGATCACGACGAGGACCGGGACGAGGTACCGGGAGACCTTCTCGATCCCCTCCCTGACGCCGGATCGCACCGTCATGAAGACGGTGATCCCCGAGAGGAGGAAGAAGACGAGCGGGAGGTAGGAGCCGGTGAACGCTCCGAAGTCCATGGGCCGGTTGAAGGCAAAGAAGACTGCATACGCGAGCACCCAGCTCGTGATCACGAGGTAGTAGCCGAGGATCAGGCTGACGATGGCGACGATGACGAGGCCTCCCGCGGCGAACCGTTGCCGTATGGACCGGAAGGCGGAGACGACCGACGTCCCCATGGAGCGTCCGATGGCGAGTTCCAGCACCATCAGGGGGAGGGCGAAGAGGAGGACGGAGATCAGGTACGGGACCAGGAACGCGCCGCCCCCGTTGGCGCCCACGACGTAGGGGAACCGCCATATGTTCCCGATCCCTATAGCCGAGCCGATGCTTGCAAGAATGAAGCCCAGCGTCGACGACCACTCTTCTCTTCCCATACCACTCACCCTGCGGGGCCTGTCTCCTCAGGGTAGGGAGGCGCTCTTTCTTTATATGTGTACCCGGCTAGATCGTCGAGCGGCCCCGGAGTCCGGCGACGGGTTTTGCCGTATCCGCCGACCAGTGCACTTTTGTACCGGGTGTCTCCATACGACTGCGATTGGAAGCGGCATGAGCATCACGTTCCGGATCTGCTCCTGCAGGGGGACGGGGGGTTGAACGGCCGATACCCGTTCCTCGTCTCGATCCCCCATGGCGGCACCTCCGTTCCGCCCGAGGTCCGCGGTCTCGTCAACCTCACGCACAAGGAGATCGTCTTCAACAGCGATCCCCATACCCGCCTCCTCTACGGGTTCGACGACGCGGTGGAAGCGCTGGTCGATTTCGACGTCTCAAGGGTCTTCGTCGACACCAACCGGGCACCCTATGATTACCCGCCACGATCCCAGGACGGAGTGGTCAAGGTCATCACGCAGGACGGGACGCCGGTGTTCCGGAAGGGCCGGACGCCCGGCAGGGAACTGATAGGGGCCCTTCTGCAGAACTATTACCACCCGTTCCACGGGCGGCTGACCGGAGCCCTCGACACCCTCCCTATCGAGATCGCCTTCGACTGCCACAGCATGCTGCCCAGGTCCCCGCCGGTCAGGATGGACGCCGGACGGCCTCGCCCGCTCTTCTGCCTGAGCAACCGGGGAGACCGGAACGGGAAGCCCAAAACGGCAGGCGGTCTCGTGACCTGTCCCCCGGAGTGGCTCCGGGCGCTCGCCCGGTCGTTCCAGGCGGAGTTCGAGGGTGAGGGGCGGGTTGCGATGAACGATCCCTTCCGGGGCGGGTTCATCTCGGTGGCGCACTACCGGCGTAGAAGGATCCCCTGGGTCCAGGTCGAGATCAACCGCGGCTTCTACGAGACCCCGGATCGCGAGGTCGACGAAGCACGGCTCGCCGGACTCCGGGGGAGGATCTTCTCCGCCGTCGCCGGGTTCTGGGACGAGGTCTCGGGCTGAGGACTCTGCTCAATCGGACCGCATTCCGCCGGATTTTCGGAGCCGAAGAGACTATGCCGACTGAGCGCCCACTTATATAGTGATGGATCGCCTGAACCTGATCCTGCAGCGTTACTTCGGACATTCGGCGTTTAACCCCTACCAGCGGGAGATCATCGAGGACCTCCTTGCCGGGCGCGACGTCCTCGCGGTGCTTGCGACCGGAGGCGGCAAGTCGCTCTGCTACCAGGTCCCCGGGCTCATGGGCGACGGCGTCACGCTGGTAATATCGCCCCTCATCGCCCTGATGAAGGATCAGGTCGACGACCTGCAGGCCCGGGGGATCGGGGCGGAAGCGCTGAACTCCTCGGGCTCCTACGCAACGACACGCCGGATCCTCTCGGAACTCGAAGAGGGGCTGGTCCAGATCCTCTACGTCTCGCCGGAGAAGGCGGTCGACGACGACTTCCTCGACCTTATGGCGTCCCTTCCGGTCACGCTGATCGCGGTCGACGAGGCGCACTGCATATCTATGTGGGGACACCAGTTCCGCCCGGAGTACCGGTCGCTGCGGCTTCTCAAGGAGCGGTTTCCCGGGGTGCCGATGGTTGCCCTGACGGCGACCGCGACGCCGGATGTCCGCGATGACATAGCACGGCAGCTCGATCTCGCGGACCCGTCGGTCTACGTCGGGAGTTTCAACCGGGATAACCTCCGCTACACCGTCGTCCCGAAGGAAGAGGGCGCATACGAACGACTCCGTGCCTACCTGCGGGGCCACAGGAAGGATTCCGGGATCGTCTATGTGGGAACGAGAGAGGGGGCCGAGACGCTTGCGGCACGGCTGCGGGCCGGCGGAGTTTCGGCGCTCCCCTATCATGCCGGGATGACGGCGGCCGCCCGGGCAGAGACACAGGACCGGTTCATAAGCGGGAAGGTTCCGGTCGTCTGTGCGACGAGCGCGTTCGGCATGGGGATCGATAAGCCGGATGTGCGGTTCGTCGTCCACTACGATATGCCAAAGACCCTCGAGGCCTACTACCAGGAGAGCGGCCGGGCGGGGAGGGACGGCGGCGAGAGCGACTGCATCCTCTTCTATAACGACGACACTGCAAGACGCCTCCGGTCCTTCATCGACCGCGACCTCCCGTCCGAGTTCCAGCGCGAAGTCGCACGCTCGAAACTGCAGAGCATGGCGGACTACTGCACCACGACGGAGTGCCGGAGGGAGCGGCTCCTCGAGTACTTCGGGGAGTGTTTCAAGGCTCCCTGCGGCGGATGCGATGCCTGCGCCCCGTCCGGCATCCCGGCCGCCGGCCGGGAGGAGAGCCGGACCGGGACGGCCCGTCCCCGGTCCGGGCGCCGGAAGCGCGGCGCCGCACGCTCAGCATCCGGCTGAGCGGGTGGGTACCGGTGTCCCCCTTCCCGGGGAAACACCTATTACGGAGACGGGAAAAGACTTGCCCGGGAGTTGTCATGGCAAAGAAATTAACCCGTTCGACGTCCGACCGGTGGGTTGCCGGGATATGCGGCGGCATCGGAGAGTACCTCGAGATCGACCCGAACGTCATCCGGGCCATCTGGGTCATCGTTACCGTGCTCACGGGGTTCCTGCCCGGGATCATCATCTATATCCTGCTCTGGCTCATCCTGCCGGAGCAGGGGCAGGCGCGCCCGGTTGGAACGTTTGGCGAAGCGTAATGGAGGTTGGGGTGCGGTCGGGAGACTGCATCCGGTTCTTTTCGCGGATGGTGACCGGCTGTGCGGGCTCCTCTTGCGCAGGATTACTTAGTTCTCCATTGATTGCTCGCCCGTACGCGGCTTTCCATTGGACATCGCCACGCACTGCCCCCGCCCCTCTGGGGCGGGGAACGACTGCCGGGAGCGTAGCGGACGGCGGGAATTTGAGCACCGTCAGGTGCGGAGGAGGAGGCCGGAGGCCGGGCGAGGTGGGGCTTGACGAAAAGTGCAGCTCTTTGCGAACCAGAGACAGGAGAGGGGGGCATGCCCCCCTCCCCGTCAGCCCCTCCCCCAATGGCGATACTCCCACGGTCCACTGTACCGAGCTTTTTCATCGTTTTGACCGTTCAATCTGCCAGAGGAAATTGCGGAGGGCGTCACTTACCTCGTCGCAGCCCCTCCGGGGCCCATACTACTGCAACCTGGATCGCCGGATCTCTCACCGCCGGCCCCCGACCGTCCCCCCTTCCTGCAGCTTCTTTATCATATCCCTGAGCGCAATCGCCCGCTCGAACTCCAGGCGTTCCGCCGCCTCCCGCATATCGGCCTCGAGCTCGATGATCAGGTTCGGGACTTCGGACTTCGGGACGTGTTTGATATCAGTGATATCGACCTCTCTCTCCCGGATCGGCTTTTTGATCGTCTGCGGCGTGATGCCGTGCCGGGCGTTGTAGTCGAGCTGCATCGTGCGCCGCCGCCCGGTCTCGGCCATCGCCTTCTTGATCGAGTCGGTCATGGTGTCCGCGTAGAGCACCACCTTCGCGTTCACGTTCCGGGCGGCCCGCCCGATGGTCTGGACCAGGCTTCTCGCGTCGCGGAGGAACCCCTCCTTGTCGGCATCCAGGATCCCGACGAACCCGACCTCCGGGATGTCGAGCCCCTCCCGCAGGAGGTTGATCCCCACGAGCACGTCGTACTTCCCGAGACGGAGCTGCCGGATGATCTCGGTCCGCTCGATGGTATTGATCTCGGAGTGGAGGTAACAGGTCTTGATCCCCTGGTCGGCCAGGTACTCCGAGAGTTCCTCGGCGAGCCGTTTTGTAAGGGTCGTCAGCAGTATGCGGTCGCCGCGGTCGATGGTGGCGCGGATCTCGGCGATCACATCCGGGATCTGCCCCTCGATCGGCCGGACCTCGACCGCCGGGTCCACGAGCCCCGTCGGCCGGATGATCTGCTCCGCGACGCTCGAGCGCTTCAGTTCGTAGTCACCCGGGGTCGCCGAGACGAAGATGACGTTTCGCATGTAGCCCGAGAACTCGTCGAACTTCAGCGGCCGGTTGTCGAACGCCGACGGGAGCCGGAACCCATAGTCCACGAGGGACTTCTTCCGCGAGTAGTCGCCGTTGTACATGCCGCGGACCTGGGGAAGGGTCTGGTGGCTCTCGTCGATCACCATCAGGAAATCCTCCGGGAAGTAGTCCAGCAGGCAGTAGGGCTGCTCCCCGGGTTTCCGCCCGTCGAAGTGGCGGGAGTAGTTCTCGATCCCCTTGCAGGTCCCGGTTTCGCGGATCATATCGAGGTCGTAGAGCGTCCTCTGGCGCAGGCGGTGCGCTTCGAGCATACCGAGGTTCGGGAGCCACTCCTCGAGTTCCTGCTCGATGGAGACGATCGCCCGCTCCTTCTCCTCCTCCGGGGCGACGAAGTGCCGGGCCGGGTAGACGAAGAAGTAGTCCATCGCTTCAAGCCGCTCCCCCGAGGTCTTGTCGATCTCGCTGATCCGGTCTACCTCGTCCCCGAAGAGTTCGATACGGATGATGTTGTTGAAGTAGCCGGGGACGAGGTCGATGGTGTCGCCCTTCACCCGGAACCGGCCGGGTGCGAGTTCCATATCGTTTCGCTCGAACTGGATATCGACGAGTCTCCGAATAATATCGTCCCGTCGCATCCGGTCCCGGACCTTCACCTCGAACCCCATCCCCCGGAAATTCGCGGGGTTCCCGAGGCCGTAGATGCAGGAGACCGAGGCGACGACGACGGTGTCGGGGCGCGAAAGGATCGATGCGGTGGCCGCAAGCCGCATCTGCTCGATCTTGGGATTGATCTGGGCGTCCTTCTCGATGTAGAGGTCGCGTTTCGGGATGTAGGACTCGGGCTGGTAGTAGTCGTAGTAGGAGACGAAGTACTCCACCCGGTTCTCGGGGAAGAACGATTTGAACTCGTTGTAGAGCTGGGCGGCAAGCGTCTTGTTGTGGGCGATGACGAGGGTGGGCTTCCGGACCTCCTCGACGACGTTTGCTATCGTGAACGTCTTGCCCGAGCCCGTGACCCCGAGGAGGGTCTGGAAACGCTCGCCGCGGCTGAGTCCGCCGGTGAGTTTTCGGATGGCGTCGGGCTGCGAGCCCGTAGGCACAAAATCCGCCTTAAGTTGGAACTCCGTCATGGTGTCACCGTCTTCTTCCTGAGCGTTCTGTGATACGTGATCGCGAACCGGTGCGCTTCGTCGCGGATCTCCTGGAGGAAGAGCGACGCCTTCTCGTGCCTCTCAAGCGGCAGGGGGTGGGAGAAGCCCGGCACGAAGACCTCCTCCTCGCGCTTGGCGATGGATGCGATCGGGACCGTGATCCCGAGTTCTCTGAGCACCGCCACGGCCGCGGCGAGCTGCCCTTTCCCGCCGTCGATGAGGATCAGGTCGGGGAGTTCGCCGCCCTCCTTTTTCAGCCGCGAGTAGCGGCGCCTGACCACCTCGGCGATGGCCGCGAAGTCGTCGACGCCCTCGACCGTCCGTATCCGGAACCGGCGGTAGTTCCGCCTGTCGGGTTTTCCCCAGAGGAACCGGACCATCGATCCCACCATCGCCGTCCCGGAGAGGTGGGAGATATCGAAGCACTCGATCGTGACCGGGAGGTCCGGGAGGTGCAGGCGGCGTTTCAGCTCGTCGAGCTTGATCCGGTCGCCGAAGAACGCGATCTCCACGTTCTTCCTGACAAGGTCGAGCAGGTTCTTCTTCTCCCCCCGCTGCGGCACGACCGTACGGACCCTGCCGCCCCGGAGATGGGAGAGGTAGCCGGGAAGCGCGTCGTCCACGGGTGCGGGCAGGATCACCTCTTCCGGGGGTTCGTTCTCTGCATAGTAGCGGGCGAGGAACTCCTCGAGGAACCCCTCCGTCTCGTCGAATGTGTACTCGCGCTTCCCGGCAAGCGTTCCCCGGTCGACGTTGAAGAGCATCAGAAAGACGGTTCCCTCGCTCACGATATAGTTGACGATATCCTCGTTGTAGGTCTTCTGCCGGTCCACGTGCTGGCGCTCGCGCAGCCCCTCGAGGGCCGCGACCTGGTCGCGGAGTTCCATCGCTCTCTCGTACTCCTGCCGCTCTGCAGAGGCCGCCATCTCCTCACGGAGCGTCCGGATGAGACCGGCGATATCCCCTTTCAGGACCGCCTCGGCCCTCCTGACCCGTTCCCGGTATTCGTCCTCGATTATCCTCCCGGTGCAGGGGGCGCTGCACGAGCCGATGTGCGCACGGAGGCACGGACGCCGGGGGAGGCGCCTGCAGGACCGGAGGCCGAAGAGGGATTTTAAAAGACGGAGGAGGTCTTCGCGCTCCCGGCCGGAGACGAACGGCCCGTAATACCGGCCGTTCCCGTCGGGTTGGCGGGCAGTGTGGATCCGGGGGTAGGGCTCGTCGGTGACGTGGATGTAGGCGTACCTCTTCGAGTCCTTTAAGTCGATGTTGTACTTCGGCTGGTGCTTCTTGATCAGGGTGTTCTCGAGGATGAACGCCTCGACCTCGGTGTCGGTGACGATGAAGTCGAGCCCGGCGATCGCGGCGACGAGGTTTTCGGTCTTCCGGTCGAGGTCGTGCCGGGAGAAGTAACTCGATACGCGTCGTTTGAGGTTCTTTGCCTTTCCTACGTAGATGATGGTGCCCGTATCATCGGAGAAGAGGTAGCACCCGGGTTCGGTCGGCAGGTTGGCGGGGTCGATCATGGCTTGTTAAGGATCTCCTTCAAGAACGCTCCGGTATAACTCTCCTTCACCGCCGCCACCTCTTCGGGGGTTCCCGCCGCGATGATCTCACCGCCGGCGTCCCCACCTTCGGGGCCGAGGTCGATGACGTAGTCGGCCGACTTGATCACGTCCAGGTTATGTTCGATCACCGCCATCGTGTTCCCCCGGGCCACCAGGTCGTCGAGGACCGCGATCAGGTTCTTCACGTCGTGGAAGTGGAGCCCGGTCGTCGGTTCGTCGAGGAGGTAAATCGTCTTTCCCGTTGCCCGCTTCGAGAGTTCGCGGGTCAGTTTTATCCGCTGTGCCTCGCCGCCCGAGAGGGTGGTGGAGCTCTGCCCGAGCTTGATGTAACCGAGGCCCACGCGGCAGAGGGTGTCGAGCCTGCTCCTGATCGAGGGGACGTTCTCGAAGAGGCCCATCGCCTCCTCGACGCTCATGTCGAGGACGTCGGCGATGGATTTGCCCCGGTACTTCACCTCGAGGGTCTCGCGGTTGTAGCGTGCCCCCTTGCACTCCTCGCACTCGACGTAGACATCGGGGAGGAAGTTCATCTCGATCTTGATGAGCCCTTCGCCCTGGCAGGCCTCGCACCGACCGCCTTTGACGTTGAACGAGAACCGGCCGGGCTTGTAGCCCCGGACCTTCGCCTCCTTCGTTTCGGCAAAGACCTTCCGGATCTCGTCGAATACCTTGGTGTAGGTCGCCGGGTTCGAGCGCGGCGTCCGCCCGATGGGGCTCTGGTCGATGACGATCACCTTGTCAAGCTCGTCGTCGAAGACGAGGCTGTCGTATTTCCCCGGGCACTCCCGTGAGTCGTGGAGTTTCTGCATCAGCGCCCGGTAGAGCGTCTCGTAGATGAGCGTTGACTTCCCCGACCCCGAGACCCCGGTGACGACCGTCAGGACGCCGAGGGGGATATTCACGTCGATGCCCTTGAGGTTGTTCTCCCGGCAACCGGAGAGCCGGATGAACCGGTCGCTCATCCGACGGGATGCAGGCACGTCGATCCTGAGGTCGCCCGAGAGGTAACGGCCCGTGAGCGAGGCAGGGGTCGCCGCGATGACGTCGGGCGGCCCTTCCGCGACGATCTCGCCGCCGTGGAGCCCCGCCCCCGGTCCCATGTCAACGACCCAGTCGGCGCTCCGGATGGTCTCTTCGTCGTGCTCCACCACGACGAGGGTGTTCCCGAGGTCGCGGAGGTGCTGCAGGGTCTCGAGGAGTTTTCTGTTGTCCCGCTGGTGCAGCCCGATGGAGGGCTCGTCGAGCACGTAGAGCACCCCGGTGAGGTTCGATCCGATCTGCGTCGCGAGGCGTATCCGCTGGGCTTCCCCGCCCGAGAGGCTCCCGGCGCTCCGCGAGAGGGTCAGGTAGCCGACCCCGACCTGCTCTAAGAACGCGAGCCGGGCGACGATCTCCTTTAAGACCTGCTTTGCGATCTCGAGTTCTGTCTCGGTGAGTTCCAGCGTCCGGAAGAAGGCGAGCGCCCCGGTGACCGAGAGGTCGGTGACCTCGACGATGGACTTTTTGGCCACCTTCACGGCGAGCACCTTCTCTTTGAGCCGCTTGCCCCCGCACTTCGGGCAGGGCAGGATCCGCATGAACCGCTCGAGGTCGCGGCGGCGGTACTCCGACTGGGTCTGGTGGTAGAGCCGCTCGGCCTGCGGGGCGAGCCCCTCCCACTGTCCGGAGTGCGACCAGGAGGCGTCGCCGTTCTTTGCGTTCATGGAGAACCGGAGCCGGTCGGTCGAGCCATACATGAGGGCCTTATACTGCCGCTCGGTGAGGTCCTTGATCGGTGTCAGGACTGAGAACCCGAAGTGTTCGGCGACCCCCGCCAGGTAGTGCGCCCGGTAGCCGTCGAGGTAGGTCCGGTAGAGCATGACGGCGCCGTCGGCGATGCACTTCTCTTTGTCCGGGACGATCAGGTCGGGGTCGAACTCCATCCTGATCCCGAGGCCGTTGCACTCCTCGCAGGCGCCGAATGGACTGTT
This portion of the Methanoculleus oceani genome encodes:
- the uvrA gene encoding excinuclease ABC subunit UvrA, which produces MKKIVIKGAREHNLNDITVELPRDRFIVLTGVSGSGKSTLAFDTIYAEGQRRYVESLSAYARQFLGLMKKPDVDSIDGLSPAISIEQKTTSKNPRSTVGTVTEIYDYLRLLFARVGTPFCPEHHIPIEAQSPEKIADHIAFTMAGTVTILAPVVRQKKGTYQQVFKDLDREGYARVRVNGEIRRTDEEIVLERYHKHDIDVVVDRLSVDERSRLVEAVENALAKSEGLVIAVDESGREETCSALMACPVCGIAFEELQPRMFSFNSPFGACEECNGLGIRMEFDPDLIVPDKEKCIADGAVMLYRTYLDGYRAHYLAGVAEHFGFSVLTPIKDLTERQYKALMYGSTDRLRFSMNAKNGDASWSHSGQWEGLAPQAERLYHQTQSEYRRRDLERFMRILPCPKCGGKRLKEKVLAVKVAKKSIVEVTDLSVTGALAFFRTLELTETELEIAKQVLKEIVARLAFLEQVGVGYLTLSRSAGSLSGGEAQRIRLATQIGSNLTGVLYVLDEPSIGLHQRDNRKLLETLQHLRDLGNTLVVVEHDEETIRSADWVVDMGPGAGLHGGEIVAEGPPDVIAATPASLTGRYLSGDLRIDVPASRRMSDRFIRLSGCRENNLKGIDVNIPLGVLTVVTGVSGSGKSTLIYETLYRALMQKLHDSRECPGKYDSLVFDDELDKVIVIDQSPIGRTPRSNPATYTKVFDEIRKVFAETKEAKVRGYKPGRFSFNVKGGRCEACQGEGLIKIEMNFLPDVYVECEECKGARYNRETLEVKYRGKSIADVLDMSVEEAMGLFENVPSIRSRLDTLCRVGLGYIKLGQSSTTLSGGEAQRIKLTRELSKRATGKTIYLLDEPTTGLHFHDVKNLIAVLDDLVARGNTMAVIEHNLDVIKSADYVIDLGPEGGDAGGEIIAAGTPEEVAAVKESYTGAFLKEILNKP